From a single Intestinibaculum porci genomic region:
- a CDS encoding alpha/beta hydrolase encodes MKLCVLFPGIGYTIDKPLLYYSREIVRSDYEIKAIVYHGDAQKAKSQKEHLEQFYQHAYKDVCQQCAAIDFQAYEDILFISKSIGTALAEKYVREHALKVRSVLFTPLAYTFEGENSQAIAFHGTKDPWVDHAQLMALAKSHHVPMTCIEGADHSLNTGDLDTDLMNLKKVMDQVKAFIDEK; translated from the coding sequence ATGAAACTATGTGTCTTATTTCCTGGTATTGGCTATACCATTGATAAACCATTACTCTATTACAGCCGTGAGATCGTTAGAAGCGATTATGAGATCAAAGCGATTGTCTATCACGGTGATGCGCAAAAAGCGAAAAGCCAGAAAGAACATCTGGAACAATTTTATCAGCATGCTTACAAAGATGTCTGCCAGCAGTGCGCGGCCATTGATTTTCAGGCCTATGAGGATATTCTTTTTATCTCTAAAAGTATCGGTACCGCTCTTGCTGAAAAATACGTGAGAGAGCATGCTCTAAAGGTAAGGAGTGTTCTTTTTACACCATTAGCGTATACCTTTGAAGGAGAAAACTCCCAGGCGATCGCATTTCACGGGACAAAGGATCCCTGGGTGGATCATGCGCAGCTTATGGCGCTTGCGAAAAGTCATCATGTCCCAATGACCTGTATAGAAGGAGCGGATCATTCCTTAAATACGGGTGATTTAGATACCGATTTGATGAATCTTAAAAAAGTAATGGATCAGGTCAAAGCTTTTATTGATGAAAAATAA